One Leptospira bourretii DNA segment encodes these proteins:
- a CDS encoding helix-turn-helix transcriptional regulator, which yields MFATNNMQTDFHSHYAATLAISLEKNITIETELGKEEYRVALVGPNTYHRTISPGVKMVALLIDPETYEFGSISESISSGEVKRLDIKKFLPLIDSLWSLYFGDLNHQEATQLQISLLRTVYPFEELKTSIDPRIQKIAKKIRLEVPDSIRMREIGKDFSISEDRLIRLFKENLGIPLRRYLLWVRILRAVKELKAGNNLTDAAHAAGFSDSAHFSRTFKENFGFIPSLFFGHLKTAEVRFCESDESFQ from the coding sequence ATGTTTGCAACCAATAATATGCAAACTGACTTTCATTCACATTATGCAGCTACATTAGCAATTTCTTTAGAAAAAAATATTACAATCGAAACTGAATTAGGAAAAGAAGAATACCGGGTTGCATTAGTTGGCCCGAATACGTACCACCGAACTATATCTCCTGGAGTGAAAATGGTTGCATTGTTGATAGACCCAGAGACGTATGAATTTGGATCTATCTCAGAATCTATTTCTTCTGGTGAAGTCAAACGTTTAGATATTAAAAAATTTTTACCATTAATCGATTCTTTGTGGTCATTGTATTTTGGTGATTTAAATCATCAAGAAGCAACACAACTTCAGATCAGTTTACTTCGAACTGTTTATCCATTTGAAGAATTAAAAACTTCAATCGACCCTAGAATTCAAAAAATTGCTAAAAAAATTCGACTAGAAGTTCCCGATAGCATTCGAATGAGAGAAATAGGAAAAGATTTTTCTATTTCAGAAGATAGATTGATTCGTTTGTTTAAAGAAAATTTAGGAATCCCTCTTCGAAGGTATTTGTTATGGGTTCGTATTTTGCGTGCAGTGAAAGAATTAAAGGCAGGCAACAATCTTACCGATGCAGCACATGCTGCAGGTTTTTCCGATTCGGCACATTTCTCTAGGACTTTCAAAGAAAATTTTGGATTTATACCTTCTCTCTTTTTTGGTCACCTCAAAACCGCCGAAGTTCGATTTTGTGAATCGGATGAAAGTTTTCAATAA
- a CDS encoding alkene reductase, with protein MKSLFSEAKLGNLTLKNKVVMAPMTRSRSIGNVPGEIVATYYEQRAEAGLIVTEGTSPSPNGLGYARIPGIFSEEQTKAWKKVTDKVHAKGSKIFVQLMHTGRIGHELNLPKGAKVLGPSAILAKGQMWTDTDGMKEHSTPKEMSKAELKETIEEFVLASKNAIKAGFDGVELHAANGYLLEQFLHPSSNQRTDEYGGSIENRIRFILEVATAVSNAIGKEKTAIRLSPYTAFNDLFPFPETHDEYSLLAEKLNEIGVVYIHLVDHSSMGAPKVEPETVQNIRKAFKGTLILSGGYDAERAEKDLSSGLADLVAFGKPFLANPDLVTRFQKNIPLVSFDQTTLYTADEKGYIDYPLAS; from the coding sequence GTGAAATCATTATTTTCAGAAGCGAAGTTAGGAAACCTTACCTTAAAGAATAAAGTGGTGATGGCCCCCATGACCCGTTCCCGTTCCATCGGAAATGTGCCAGGAGAAATCGTTGCAACTTATTACGAACAAAGAGCGGAAGCGGGACTCATCGTGACAGAAGGAACTTCTCCTTCTCCGAATGGTCTTGGTTATGCGAGAATCCCTGGAATTTTTTCAGAAGAACAAACAAAAGCCTGGAAAAAAGTCACAGACAAAGTGCATGCGAAAGGAAGTAAAATTTTTGTCCAACTCATGCATACAGGTCGTATCGGACATGAATTGAATTTACCGAAAGGTGCGAAAGTTCTTGGGCCATCGGCAATCCTTGCCAAAGGACAAATGTGGACTGACACAGACGGAATGAAAGAACACTCTACACCGAAAGAAATGTCAAAAGCAGAACTAAAAGAAACTATCGAAGAATTTGTTTTAGCATCCAAAAATGCAATCAAAGCAGGATTTGATGGAGTTGAATTGCATGCAGCCAATGGTTATTTATTAGAACAATTTTTGCATCCATCTTCAAACCAACGAACAGATGAATATGGTGGTTCCATTGAAAACCGAATTCGTTTTATTTTAGAAGTAGCAACGGCAGTGAGTAATGCTATCGGCAAAGAAAAAACGGCCATTCGTTTATCTCCATATACGGCCTTTAACGATCTTTTTCCATTTCCTGAAACTCATGACGAATATTCATTGTTAGCTGAAAAATTAAATGAAATTGGAGTTGTATACATCCACTTGGTAGATCATTCTTCTATGGGTGCTCCCAAGGTAGAACCGGAAACAGTTCAGAACATCAGAAAAGCATTCAAGGGGACACTCATCCTTAGTGGTGGTTATGATGCAGAACGAGCTGAAAAAGATTTATCTTCTGGACTTGCAGACTTAGTTGCATTTGGAAAACCATTTTTAGCCAATCCTGATTTAGTCACAAGATTTCAAAAAAACATTCCATTGGTTTCTTTTGATCAAACAACATTGTATACAGCTGATGAAAAAGGTTATATCGACTATCCATTAGCAAGTTAA
- a CDS encoding SpoIIE family protein phosphatase: MNLIHKKRFLFVLVLFLATSQIDAEDSVIDIKDCDFSPLYLTNSILVLEDKTNQLNFEDIVSPKYESQFLKVKSSKEAFNFSYSNSTYWLRVSLENQSFSSKEVTFVVSYPRLKTLDFYFRNPKKIKKISSGYSVPMLNRPYQSRFFVFPISFPENSNAIVYFKVKSPNSINLPIQLWNKDLYDRHEINDHVIQAIYFGIAFAMALFNLFLFFILKDKNYFLYVLVVTSTAFTIASHNGIASEYLWKFSPWMDQYSVNLFISVVLILFLIFMRSLLNTKQIIPKLDRLSIILILIQIGLPILYIYSFEFWIKTLVFSHTITSLWILIIGIVCSFQRQRIAYFFLLAFAFLFFALILSTLRALGYLPTNSFTIDGPQYGSAAEMMLLAFALADRYHTIIREKETAEEQVKLSLEKSNFDLEEKVKERTFTLNRTLNAMKRDLFVAKKIQENSLAIDSNLIKKLNLVYRYLPVSEVGGDFFDLSLLKDSKYRILISDATGHGVHAAMITMAIKGLYDPIKNFELPPAKVLEIFNEEFMDNFVSLNSLLTAMILDIDLIEKKIQYASAGHPAAVLVQKEKIQLLSKTGRMIGLKKQIHYEQSEINFEKGDRLFVFTDGVFEAFNSKDEEFGEESLYHLFQSTRALSLDGVVDHLLKTLQNFLNGQDRQDDLTILGLDL; the protein is encoded by the coding sequence ATGAATTTGATTCATAAAAAAAGATTTCTCTTTGTTTTGGTTTTGTTTTTAGCAACTTCTCAAATTGATGCCGAAGACTCTGTAATCGACATCAAAGATTGTGATTTTTCTCCGCTTTATCTTACAAATTCGATATTAGTTTTGGAAGATAAAACAAACCAATTGAACTTCGAAGATATTGTTTCACCAAAATATGAATCACAATTTCTGAAAGTTAAATCTTCGAAGGAAGCTTTCAATTTTTCCTATTCAAACTCAACCTATTGGTTAAGGGTTTCGTTAGAAAATCAAAGTTTTTCTTCTAAAGAGGTTACCTTTGTTGTTTCTTATCCAAGATTAAAAACTTTGGATTTTTATTTTCGTAACCCAAAAAAAATTAAAAAGATTTCTTCGGGATATTCGGTTCCCATGTTGAATCGCCCTTACCAAAGCAGATTTTTTGTATTTCCCATTTCTTTTCCGGAAAATTCTAATGCGATTGTATATTTCAAAGTAAAGTCGCCAAACTCCATCAATCTTCCCATTCAGTTATGGAATAAAGATCTCTATGATCGCCATGAAATCAACGATCACGTCATCCAAGCCATATACTTTGGAATTGCATTTGCGATGGCTCTATTCAATTTGTTTTTGTTTTTTATCCTGAAAGACAAAAATTATTTTTTATATGTTCTAGTGGTTACTAGTACTGCGTTTACGATTGCCTCGCATAACGGAATTGCTTCGGAATATTTATGGAAATTTTCACCTTGGATGGACCAATATTCGGTGAATCTTTTTATTTCCGTTGTATTAATCCTGTTTTTAATTTTTATGCGAAGTTTGTTAAATACCAAACAGATCATTCCCAAACTAGATCGTTTGAGCATAATATTGATTCTGATCCAAATCGGATTGCCTATTTTATATATTTATTCTTTTGAATTCTGGATCAAAACTTTAGTGTTTAGCCATACCATTACATCACTTTGGATTTTAATCATTGGTATAGTATGTTCGTTCCAAAGGCAGAGAATCGCCTATTTTTTCCTTCTAGCATTTGCATTTTTGTTTTTTGCTTTGATTCTTTCTACTTTGCGTGCATTGGGTTATCTCCCTACCAATTCCTTTACGATTGATGGCCCACAATATGGATCAGCGGCTGAAATGATGTTACTTGCGTTTGCACTGGCGGATCGTTATCATACCATCATTAGAGAAAAAGAAACTGCAGAAGAACAAGTAAAACTTAGTTTAGAAAAATCCAATTTTGATTTAGAGGAAAAAGTAAAAGAAAGAACCTTCACTTTGAATCGTACACTCAATGCAATGAAACGAGACCTGTTCGTTGCAAAAAAAATCCAAGAGAATTCCTTGGCCATTGACTCCAATCTCATCAAAAAATTAAATTTAGTGTATCGTTATCTTCCTGTATCGGAAGTGGGTGGTGATTTTTTTGACTTAAGCCTTCTCAAAGACTCAAAGTATAGAATTTTAATTTCTGATGCAACAGGCCATGGTGTTCATGCGGCAATGATCACTATGGCAATCAAAGGTTTGTATGATCCTATCAAAAACTTTGAATTACCACCTGCTAAAGTTTTGGAGATTTTTAATGAAGAGTTTATGGATAACTTTGTTTCTTTGAATAGTCTTTTGACGGCAATGATCCTCGATATCGATTTGATCGAAAAAAAAATCCAATATGCATCCGCAGGCCATCCTGCAGCTGTACTGGTGCAGAAAGAAAAAATCCAACTTCTTTCAAAAACGGGAAGGATGATCGGGCTCAAAAAACAAATCCACTATGAACAATCCGAAATAAACTTTGAGAAGGGAGATCGGCTTTTTGTCTTTACTGACGGTGTTTTTGAGGCTTTTAACTCGAAAGATGAAGAATTTGGTGAGGAATCGCTTTACCACCTCTTCCAATCCACACGTGCTCTCAGTTTGGATGGGGTGGTGGACCATCTCCTAAAAACACTACAAAACTTTCTAAATGGTCAGGATCGCCAGGACGACTTAACCATCCTCGGGTTGGATTTATGA
- a CDS encoding MATE family efflux transporter, translated as MTSASLWEDLKKALAGSEEDYTEVSIRKAVFLLSVPMVLELVLESVFAVVDIYFVGALGASAIATVGLTETYLFLLYSVAMGLSFSVTAIIARRIGEKEKDKAGIAAIQSIWIAILASVPFAIAGIFFSKELLKLMGGDEWVLSEGYHYMQWMLGGNIVIVLLFLINAVFRGAGDAAISMRVLWVSNGLNIVLDPIFIFGWGPIPAYGITGAAIATNLGRGIGVLFQLWLLFQGGKHIKILKSHLKLEWETIQGILKTSLGGIGQMIVGMTSWIFIMRILSEFGSQTVAGATIALRTMMFTMMPSWGMSNAVATLVGQNLGAGKPDRAEQSVWFTGFCNMGYLILVSIIYFFWSENLISIFSNDQEVIAIGGKWLQIVSYSYFIYAWWMAAGQAFNGAGDTITPTKINIIFFWVIQIPLAYLLGKHFDFGSTGVFWSIMISESSVGVFTLWLFTKGNWKQTKV; from the coding sequence ATGACAAGTGCTAGTTTATGGGAAGATTTAAAAAAAGCTCTTGCTGGTTCTGAAGAAGATTATACAGAAGTTAGCATTCGTAAAGCTGTGTTCCTACTCTCAGTTCCAATGGTTTTGGAACTTGTATTAGAATCCGTATTTGCCGTTGTCGATATTTATTTTGTTGGCGCTTTAGGTGCATCTGCAATCGCAACTGTTGGTCTTACCGAAACTTATTTATTTCTATTGTATTCCGTTGCAATGGGCTTGTCATTTTCGGTCACTGCGATCATTGCAAGGCGAATTGGAGAAAAAGAGAAAGACAAAGCAGGAATAGCAGCAATTCAATCCATTTGGATCGCCATCCTTGCTTCTGTTCCTTTTGCAATCGCTGGAATATTTTTTTCAAAAGAACTTCTCAAACTAATGGGTGGAGATGAGTGGGTTTTGAGCGAAGGATACCACTATATGCAGTGGATGTTAGGTGGAAATATAGTCATCGTCCTTCTTTTTCTCATTAATGCAGTTTTTCGCGGAGCAGGGGATGCCGCGATATCAATGAGAGTTTTATGGGTATCCAACGGTCTGAATATTGTTTTAGATCCCATTTTTATTTTTGGTTGGGGACCAATTCCTGCTTATGGAATAACGGGTGCAGCAATTGCCACGAACTTGGGTCGTGGGATCGGAGTGCTTTTCCAATTGTGGTTGTTATTCCAAGGCGGAAAACATATCAAAATTTTGAAATCCCACCTAAAATTAGAATGGGAAACCATCCAAGGAATCTTAAAAACCTCACTTGGTGGGATTGGACAAATGATTGTTGGTATGACATCTTGGATCTTTATCATGAGAATACTTTCGGAATTCGGGAGTCAAACAGTTGCCGGGGCAACCATTGCTTTAAGGACGATGATGTTTACCATGATGCCTTCTTGGGGAATGTCTAACGCAGTTGCTACGTTAGTTGGTCAAAATTTAGGAGCAGGCAAACCAGATCGTGCGGAACAATCTGTTTGGTTTACCGGTTTTTGTAATATGGGTTATTTAATTCTGGTATCCATCATTTACTTTTTTTGGAGTGAAAACCTAATTTCCATTTTCTCAAATGATCAGGAAGTCATCGCCATTGGTGGTAAATGGTTACAAATTGTCTCATACTCATATTTTATTTATGCATGGTGGATGGCTGCTGGACAAGCTTTTAATGGTGCAGGAGATACAATCACTCCTACAAAAATTAATATCATTTTCTTTTGGGTCATTCAAATCCCTTTAGCTTATCTATTAGGAAAACATTTCGATTTTGGCTCCACAGGGGTATTTTGGTCTATCATGATCTCGGAATCTTCCGTAGGAGTTTTTACTCTTTGGTTATTTACCAAAGGAAATTGGAAACAAACAAAAGTATAG
- a CDS encoding PAS domain-containing sensor histidine kinase, with amino-acid sequence MSILPKTYEALFADLKRLESENQVLKQSLEDKDVSHTNLIHALQFTQFSIDTISESILWLDSKGNFVFVNDAACKNYGYTKEEFLSMQMFQVDPLFDLETWNAHWQEILDRKTFSIETINQRKDGISFPIEVTVNLVEYAGKQYNCAIVRNITERKLAETNLRESAIRLAELNSSKDKFFSIIAHDLRGPLGTQREFTKILSEKDSKFSEIERTTYLKMLEESSDLVYSLLENLLDWARSQSGNINYQPVSIQFFDLVERVIGLLALSANKKQVTILNLIPKDQVIFADLFMIETVIRNLISNAIKYSIANTEVTVGVLQQNKELHSNTNLEFENPTTKSPVNEFIFFVKDRGVGMKQEQIDNLFRLDQKSSTKGTAQEPGTGLGLILCKEFLEKQEGKIWVESELGLGSTFLVQLVQHTKTN; translated from the coding sequence ATGTCGATTCTCCCTAAGACATACGAAGCATTATTTGCTGACCTAAAAAGGTTGGAATCAGAAAACCAAGTTTTAAAACAATCTTTGGAAGACAAAGATGTAAGCCACACAAACCTAATCCATGCTCTGCAATTCACGCAGTTTTCAATTGATACCATCTCTGAATCCATTCTTTGGTTGGATTCAAAAGGCAATTTTGTTTTCGTAAATGACGCCGCCTGCAAAAACTATGGTTACACAAAAGAAGAATTTCTTTCCATGCAAATGTTCCAAGTTGATCCATTGTTTGATCTCGAAACATGGAATGCACATTGGCAGGAAATCTTAGATCGTAAAACATTTTCTATCGAAACAATTAACCAAAGAAAAGATGGTATTTCTTTTCCTATCGAAGTTACGGTGAATTTGGTGGAATATGCTGGAAAACAATACAATTGTGCCATTGTTCGCAATATCACAGAACGAAAATTAGCAGAAACAAATTTAAGAGAATCTGCAATTCGTTTGGCAGAACTCAACTCATCAAAAGATAAATTTTTTTCCATCATTGCGCATGACTTACGTGGGCCACTTGGCACCCAACGGGAATTTACCAAAATTTTAAGCGAAAAAGATTCTAAATTTTCTGAAATCGAAAGAACAACTTATTTGAAAATGTTGGAAGAATCTTCTGACTTAGTGTATTCGTTACTCGAAAATTTATTGGATTGGGCTAGATCTCAAAGTGGAAATATAAATTACCAACCAGTATCCATTCAATTTTTTGACCTCGTCGAAAGAGTGATTGGTCTTTTGGCATTATCAGCTAACAAAAAACAAGTAACCATTTTAAATCTTATTCCAAAGGACCAAGTTATTTTTGCTGATTTATTTATGATTGAAACTGTAATCCGCAATTTAATTTCCAATGCAATCAAATACAGTATTGCCAATACCGAAGTAACGGTAGGAGTTTTACAACAAAACAAGGAATTACATTCTAATACAAATTTGGAATTTGAAAATCCCACAACAAAGTCTCCAGTGAATGAATTCATTTTCTTCGTTAAAGATAGAGGAGTGGGAATGAAGCAGGAACAAATCGATAACCTTTTTCGATTGGATCAAAAATCTTCAACCAAAGGTACGGCGCAAGAACCGGGAACAGGACTTGGACTCATTCTCTGCAAAGAGTTTTTAGAAAAACAAGAAGGTAAAATTTGGGTAGAAAGTGAACTAGGATTGGGTTCTACTTTTTTGGTTCAATTAGTACAACACACAAAAACAAACTAA
- a CDS encoding SRPBCC domain-containing protein, translating to MFNSETILTLEEKIVRIERLFDAPLKLVWEVWTNPLHIQKWWGPKSFTNPSVEFDFKVGGSYRIVMRSPEGVDYPVFGKFLEITPFQSFVISDLVDEHPDEWVAEVQKMAGVTGDRKILNSKLRVLFEEVDGKTKVVLLTEFANNQIRDGFASSGMKEGWSESFEKLEINALPKPNEISMERKMNHSQELIFNTLSNPLTIDHWWGPSGFKTTTESMDFRIGGKWIFTMVAPDGTVYPNVIEYKEIRKFDYMEYTHGSGDVNKKDDFLAKIFLIALGENQTIVKMQLAFPDTNVRNAVIAFGAIESGQQTLSKLDQFLNQK from the coding sequence ATGTTTAATTCAGAAACAATTTTGACACTGGAAGAAAAAATAGTACGCATCGAACGATTGTTTGATGCTCCATTAAAGCTTGTATGGGAAGTTTGGACAAATCCTTTGCATATCCAAAAATGGTGGGGCCCAAAAAGTTTCACAAATCCATCAGTTGAATTTGATTTTAAAGTAGGCGGATCATATCGAATTGTTATGCGATCTCCTGAAGGGGTTGATTATCCAGTTTTTGGGAAATTTTTAGAAATCACTCCATTCCAGAGTTTTGTAATCAGTGATTTGGTAGACGAACATCCTGATGAATGGGTGGCGGAAGTTCAAAAGATGGCAGGAGTAACAGGCGATAGAAAAATACTCAATTCAAAGTTAAGAGTGTTGTTCGAAGAAGTTGATGGTAAAACAAAAGTTGTTCTCCTTACCGAATTTGCCAATAACCAAATTCGAGATGGATTTGCAAGTTCAGGTATGAAGGAAGGTTGGTCAGAAAGTTTTGAAAAATTAGAAATAAATGCTCTACCTAAACCGAATGAAATCTCCATGGAGAGAAAAATGAATCATTCACAGGAACTGATTTTTAATACACTTTCTAATCCATTGACGATCGACCATTGGTGGGGGCCGAGTGGATTCAAAACAACAACTGAATCAATGGACTTTCGAATTGGAGGGAAATGGATTTTTACCATGGTCGCACCAGATGGGACAGTTTATCCAAATGTAATCGAATATAAAGAAATTAGGAAATTCGACTACATGGAATACACACATGGTTCAGGTGATGTAAATAAAAAGGATGATTTTTTGGCTAAAATATTTCTAATAGCTCTCGGCGAGAATCAAACCATTGTAAAAATGCAACTGGCTTTTCCTGATACAAATGTTCGAAATGCGGTGATTGCCTTTGGTGCGATTGAAAGTGGACAACAGACACTTTCAAAACTTGATCAGTTCTTAAATCAAAAATAG
- a CDS encoding iron chaperone, giving the protein MKSEVAKSIDEYIGRFPKDVQDILQKVRSIIQKEAPEASEAISYAMPTFVQNGNLVHFAAYAKHIGFYALPSGNLAFQKEISKYKNGKGSIQFPLDEPIPYTLIKKIVKFRVSENLEKQKKKTQKKKTTNSKKPILKKS; this is encoded by the coding sequence ATGAAATCTGAGGTAGCAAAATCAATTGATGAATACATCGGAAGATTTCCGAAAGATGTACAAGATATCCTTCAGAAGGTTCGAAGTATCATTCAGAAAGAAGCACCAGAAGCATCAGAGGCAATAAGTTATGCGATGCCAACATTTGTACAAAATGGAAACTTGGTACATTTCGCAGCTTATGCAAAACACATTGGTTTTTATGCGCTTCCTTCTGGAAATCTTGCATTTCAAAAAGAAATTTCTAAATATAAAAATGGGAAAGGTTCCATTCAATTTCCATTGGATGAGCCAATCCCGTATACTCTGATCAAAAAAATTGTTAAATTTAGAGTGAGCGAAAACTTAGAAAAACAGAAGAAGAAAACTCAAAAAAAAAAGACTACAAACTCAAAAAAACCAATCTTGAAGAAATCGTAA
- a CDS encoding ArsR/SmtB family transcription factor, with protein MVKLQDSEETLNATFQALADPTRRKILMQLVSGEATVLELAEPFQMSLPGISKHLKVLEKAGLIEKGKAAQFRPCRLKVEALQEANQWLEQYKKLWEERLDRLDAYLTELQKSKGNY; from the coding sequence ATGGTTAAATTGCAGGATTCGGAAGAAACTCTCAATGCCACGTTCCAAGCATTGGCAGATCCAACTCGTAGAAAGATACTGATGCAACTCGTATCTGGTGAAGCGACAGTTCTCGAATTGGCAGAACCATTTCAAATGAGTCTCCCCGGGATTTCCAAACATCTGAAAGTTTTGGAAAAAGCAGGGCTTATTGAAAAAGGAAAGGCAGCGCAGTTTCGACCTTGTCGTTTAAAAGTGGAAGCACTTCAGGAAGCCAATCAGTGGTTAGAACAATATAAAAAATTATGGGAAGAACGATTAGATCGTTTGGATGCATATTTAACCGAATTACAAAAATCGAAAGGAAATTATTAA
- a CDS encoding pirin family protein → MKHKSIEYAQKLDFQWPTSDPFLFCVHHEDFYPKGNGKFGPDASLQGRQIGQDFAGKDGWRMYHGETIPGFPGHPHRGFETVTVVQRGLIDHADSQGAAGRYGDGDVQWMTAGAGIQHSEMFPLVNESGDNTLELFQIWLNLPAKNKFVDPHFKMFWNEDIPVKVVTDTLGKKIKIKTVAGSLFGEKPLDPPPDSWAGDPKNDVGIYILDLEPESSFVIPGSSSGNNRNLYYFRGEGLVLDGVVVPGKHMYNLKSEIDVELKNGSESARILILEGKPIAEPVVQYGPFVMNKQEEIQQAFDDYRKTQFGGWPWDSYDPVHVGKSRFARHADGKEEIPTKS, encoded by the coding sequence ATGAAACACAAATCGATAGAATATGCCCAAAAACTAGACTTCCAATGGCCAACTTCAGATCCATTTTTGTTTTGTGTACACCATGAAGATTTTTATCCCAAAGGCAATGGAAAGTTTGGGCCAGACGCTTCCTTACAGGGAAGACAAATTGGCCAGGACTTTGCTGGCAAAGATGGATGGAGGATGTACCACGGGGAAACCATTCCCGGTTTTCCTGGGCACCCACACCGCGGATTTGAAACTGTAACAGTTGTCCAAAGAGGTCTGATTGACCATGCCGATTCCCAAGGTGCTGCTGGAAGGTATGGAGATGGAGACGTCCAATGGATGACAGCAGGTGCTGGGATCCAACATTCGGAAATGTTTCCTCTCGTAAATGAGTCTGGTGATAATACTTTGGAGTTATTTCAGATTTGGTTGAATCTGCCTGCAAAAAATAAATTTGTAGATCCCCACTTCAAAATGTTTTGGAACGAAGACATTCCAGTGAAAGTGGTGACTGATACTTTAGGCAAAAAAATAAAAATTAAAACGGTCGCAGGTTCTTTGTTTGGCGAAAAACCGCTAGATCCACCTCCAGATTCCTGGGCAGGTGATCCAAAAAACGATGTGGGCATTTATATTTTAGATTTGGAACCCGAATCCAGTTTTGTGATTCCCGGAAGTTCTAGTGGCAACAATAGAAACCTATATTACTTCCGTGGAGAAGGCCTAGTGCTTGATGGAGTTGTGGTTCCGGGAAAACATATGTACAATCTAAAATCGGAAATTGACGTGGAACTAAAAAACGGATCCGAATCTGCTCGTATTTTAATTTTAGAAGGTAAACCCATAGCCGAACCAGTGGTTCAGTATGGACCTTTTGTGATGAACAAACAAGAGGAAATCCAACAAGCATTTGACGATTACCGCAAAACACAGTTTGGTGGTTGGCCTTGGGATTCTTATGATCCAGTACATGTTGGTAAATCAAGATTTGCAAGACATGCCGATGGCAAAGAAGAAATCCCCACTAAATCCTAA